In one window of Brassica rapa cultivar Chiifu-401-42 chromosome A07, CAAS_Brap_v3.01, whole genome shotgun sequence DNA:
- the LOC103844365 gene encoding probable fucosyltransferase 5, whose translation MYHKFQISGKVFMALGLKMKILITVLFSCVLIWSTMLLSSSNNNFKDQFLDNTTSDSKETPRDTLLGGLLTADFDEGSCLSRYHKSFLYRQPSPYKPSEYLVSKLRSYERLHKRCGPDTNAYKKATENLVRDENYASKSVGECRYIVWVAGYGLGNRMLTLASVFLYALLTERIILVDNSKDVNDILCEPFPGTSWLLPLDFPLMNYTYAYSYNKEYPRCYGTMVKNNTINSTSIPHHLYLHNLHDSRDEDKMFFCEKDQSLINKVPWLIIQANVYFVPSLWFNPTFQPELMKLFPQKDTVFHHLARYLFHPTNQVWGMITRHYHAHLARADETLGIQIRVFRKDAGYFKHVMDQIVSCTQRAKLLPELAAQEETQANMTYTPKVKAVLVTSLYPEYSDNLKNMFWERPSSTGEIIEVSQPSGERVQQTDKKLHDQKALAEMYLLSLTDNIVTSAWSTFGYVSYSIGGLKPWLLHTPRGNKTPDPPCVRSTSMEPCYLTPPSHGCDADWGKNSGKIFPFVKSCEDVVYSGLKLHDEL comes from the exons ATGTATCACAAATTTCAGATCTCTGGCAAAGTCTTCATGGCTTTGGGTTTGAAGATGAAGATTCTGATAACAGTCCTCTTTAGTTGTGTACTAATTTGGTCTACAATGTTACTATCATCCTCAAACAACAACTTCAAGGACCAGTTTCTTGATAATACAACCAGCG ATTCAAAGGAAACACCGAGAGATACATTGTTAGGTGGCCTTTTAACCGCTGATTTTGATGAAGGTTCTTGCTTGAGTAGGTATCATAAATCTTTCTTGTATCGCCAGCCTTCCCCATACAAGCCTTCTGAATATCTAGTCTCTAAGCTTAGAAGCTATGAGCGGCTGCACAAACGTTGCGGTCCAGACACAAATGCTTACAAGAAAGCCACAGAAAATCTTGTTCGTGACGAGAATTATGCAAGCAAATCTGTTGGTGAATGCAGATACATTGTGTGGGTCGCAGGTTACGGGCTTGGAAACCGAATGCTAACTCTTGCTTCTGTGTTCCTTTACGCTCTCTTGACAGAGAGAATCATTCTTGTTGACAACAGCAAAGACGTTAATGATATCTTATGCGAGCCGTTTCCAGGTACTTCATGGTTGCTTCCTCTTGACTTTCCTTTGATGAATTATACTTATGCTTATAGCTACAACAAGGAGTACCCTCGTTGCTACGGCACAATGGTGAAAAATAATACCATCAACTCGACTTCGATCCCGCATCATCTATATCTTCATAACCTCCATGATTCAAGGGATGAAGATAAGATGTTCTTTTGCGAAAAAGATCAAAGTTTGATCAACAAAGTCCCTTGGTTGATTATTCAAGCCAATGTCTACTTCGTTCCATCTCTATGGTTTAATCCAACGTTCCAACCCGAACTGATGAAGCTGTTCCCGCAGAAGGATACCGTGTTTCACCACTTGGCGCGTTATCTTTTTCACCCGACGAATCAAGTTTGGGGTATGATCACTAGGCACTACCATGCTCACTTAGCAAGAGCAGACGAGACACTCGGGATTCAAATACGGGTTTTCAGAAAAGACGCTGGATATTTCAAACACGTCATGGACCAGATCGTAAGTTGTACACAAAGAGCAAAACTGTTGCCTGAACTGGCCGCACAAGAGGAAACACAAGCCAACATGACCTATACCCCGAAGGTTAAAGCTGTTCTTGTCACATCTCTGTATCCAGAGTACTCTGACAACTTAAAGAACATGTTTTGGGAGAGACCAAGTTCGACAGGAGAGATTATTGAAGTTAGTCAGCCAAGTGGAGAAAGGGTTCAGCAAACAGACAAGAAGCTTCACGACCAAAAGGCGCTTGCGGAGATGTATCTTCTGAGCTTAACCGATAACATTGTCACAAGTGCATGGTCTACATTCGGATATGTTTCTTATAGTATTGGAGGATTAAAGCCATGGTTGCTTCATACGCCAAGGGGTAACAAAACTCCTGATCCACCGTGTGTTCGGTCCACGTCGATGGAGCCTTGTTACCTGACTCCCCCGTCTCATGGATGTGACGCTGACTGGGGAAAAAACTCGGGCAAGATTTTTCCCTTTGTTAAGAGTTGTGAGGATGTTGTATATAGTGGCCTCAAGCTACATGATGAATTATAA